Proteins encoded by one window of Emticicia oligotrophica DSM 17448:
- a CDS encoding M28 family peptidase — MNLLKYTCYLSILAISTAFVGCKQSSSSSESSSTSEEAKLVTAPAFNADTAYSYVEKQVKFGPRIPNSSAHVKCGDWMASELKKLGCEVIEQKFKPVTYDGKVLNARNIIGVYNPQATKRIILSSHWDTRPFSDDDSTAKTKPFDSANDGPSGVAVIFEILRTIQNSAQKPNIGIDVILFDVEDWGPPSDYTKEVTIPNQGWLMGSEYWSRNLHQPNYSAYFGILLDMVGAKGATFTKDMTSMQYAPAVMNNVWGIASQLGYSQYFLNQEFGNISDDHVPVNVNAKIPMIDICDLRPTTGNTFGDYHHTQKDNLSIIDKAALKAVGQTVLQVLYEEGKPQ, encoded by the coding sequence ATGAATTTATTAAAATACACTTGTTATTTATCAATTTTAGCTATTTCAACAGCATTTGTTGGCTGTAAACAGTCTTCAAGTAGTAGCGAGAGCAGTAGTACAAGCGAAGAAGCCAAGTTGGTAACTGCCCCAGCATTCAATGCCGATACTGCGTATAGCTATGTAGAAAAGCAAGTAAAATTTGGCCCCCGTATTCCAAATTCATCAGCACACGTAAAATGTGGTGATTGGATGGCCAGCGAACTAAAAAAATTAGGCTGTGAGGTTATTGAACAGAAATTTAAGCCTGTAACTTATGATGGAAAAGTATTGAATGCAAGAAATATCATAGGTGTATATAACCCACAAGCTACGAAGCGAATCATATTATCATCACACTGGGATACACGCCCGTTTTCGGATGATGACTCTACTGCGAAGACTAAACCATTCGATTCTGCCAATGATGGTCCGAGTGGAGTAGCAGTAATTTTTGAGATTTTACGTACGATTCAAAACTCAGCACAAAAACCAAATATTGGTATTGATGTAATTTTGTTTGATGTAGAAGATTGGGGCCCACCAAGCGATTATACAAAAGAGGTTACTATTCCTAATCAAGGATGGTTAATGGGTTCAGAGTATTGGTCGAGAAATTTACATCAACCTAATTATTCTGCTTATTTTGGGATTTTGTTAGATATGGTCGGAGCTAAAGGGGCTACTTTTACGAAAGATATGACTTCGATGCAATACGCTCCTGCTGTGATGAACAATGTGTGGGGTATTGCTAGCCAGTTGGGTTACAGCCAATATTTCTTAAACCAAGAATTTGGTAATATTTCAGATGACCACGTACCTGTAAACGTAAATGCGAAGATTCCAATGATTGATATTTGTGATTTACGTCCGACAACGGGTAATACTTTTGGAGATTATCACCACACACAAAAAGACAATCTTTCAATCATTGATAAAGCTGCTTTAAAGGCTGTTGGACAGACAGTTTTGCAAGTTTTATACGAGGAAGGTAAGCCTCAATAA
- a CDS encoding nucleotide pyrophosphohydrolase, translating to MTIEEAQKIVDEWITTIGVRYFNELTNTAILMEEVGEVARIMARRYGEQSEKESDKNKDLDDEMADVLFVLICLANQTGINLTEALLKNLEKKTKRDLHRHQNNEKLNSPN from the coding sequence ATGACTATAGAAGAAGCACAAAAGATTGTTGATGAATGGATTACGACCATTGGTGTTAGATACTTTAATGAATTGACCAATACGGCTATTTTGATGGAAGAAGTGGGCGAGGTAGCTCGCATCATGGCCCGTAGATACGGCGAACAATCAGAAAAAGAATCGGATAAAAACAAAGATTTAGACGATGAAATGGCCGATGTTCTTTTTGTGCTTATCTGCTTGGCCAACCAAACAGGTATCAACCTAACAGAGGCTCTTCTAAAGAACTTAGAGAAGAAAACTAAACGTGATTTACACCGCCATCAAAACAATGAAAAACTAAATTCACCAAACTAA
- a CDS encoding DUF2480 family protein produces the protein MEDTIVNRVAKSGLLSLDLEDYYHAGERVVYDLKDNLFMGLILKEKDFRDFIKNHDWTQYTGKNVAITCSEDAIVPTWAYMLLAIQLEPYAHIVVFGTLQDLENKLYEEALAKINFEEYAGTRVVVKGCSKVAVPTSAYVEVTRRLRPYAQSIMFGEPCSTVPLYKKPKV, from the coding sequence ATGGAAGATACAATAGTAAATAGAGTTGCTAAAAGTGGACTACTATCGCTCGACTTAGAAGATTATTATCACGCAGGCGAACGTGTAGTGTATGATTTAAAAGACAATCTTTTCATGGGTCTAATTCTGAAAGAAAAAGATTTTAGAGATTTCATAAAAAACCACGACTGGACCCAATATACTGGTAAAAATGTAGCCATTACTTGCTCTGAAGATGCCATTGTACCCACTTGGGCCTATATGTTATTAGCCATTCAATTAGAGCCTTATGCCCACATTGTAGTTTTTGGTACGCTACAAGATTTAGAAAACAAACTCTATGAAGAAGCCTTAGCAAAAATCAATTTTGAAGAATATGCAGGAACAAGAGTTGTTGTGAAAGGATGTAGCAAAGTGGCTGTTCCCACGAGTGCGTACGTAGAAGTTACCCGTCGCCTGCGTCCTTATGCTCAAAGTATCATGTTTGGTGAGCCTTGTAGCACCGTACCACTTTATAAAAAACCAAAAGTATAA